Sequence from the Clupea harengus chromosome 20, Ch_v2.0.2, whole genome shotgun sequence genome:
acacaaatgctgtactgcagtatagtttgcagcaaggctgcaaacaaacaaaacaaagatggaaactaaatacatttatgaatattagtaaaaaactaaatctgtcttatttcaagtgtataatttaatttgtctgtgaaaatacagcatctttccatctacagtgatctaaattgcgtctggttttgaactgaaagttaactgttttgaacagagtatctaaatatctgaaaaaatgctgtagttgcacagcgttttgctggtggtgaacattgactgagacaggtatccatgaattttggaagaagtggtcattgactgcattttgtatctaagcaatggaaaagtatcccatttagttcacatagtctactgatatgctggatgtgttaagtgttttgagaaagtgtacatggtattgaacaaagtgtgaaaatgattggaaaaaactgtaatggtctcactttctgaagcttgTCACCTGAGTCTGCTATCCTTGGGTTTGAACAGGGTACGTATCTGCATACTCCTCATACCTATTTcgtggcatggtgtctgccacataggacacttgtaaggctggatcagatgaacagtagtcaagataagagggtaaatgatggatacccatgaggatgtttattcccacaaacaccttcacctcttccacaaatgtattgcaccaggatgcatttgaagaggcatagaggttggtgttttccaccaaattagcaaaaatgttggttatctatatggtttagtagtgttaatatttaaatattaagtttaatatctatttatttatttacaaaatataaaacaaatactaattaaacacattaatatgatattaaatgtaataaataggtctgcagtacggttcaaaacttatgaatttgaactttagggtgtatgtaaagctatgtattttaatatttgtagatgtcactaatacatatttgatatcatattaacaaacaatttatgccctttcaaacaaaacaaacttgtaattgtaatttttcttttgttttctaactgtaactgtttgtttacagaataacaaaaaatacaggaattctctggTTTTCGCAGTAATATGCTGCAGTTCTAGAATTCTATTGGGGTATAGAGGGTTAACTATAGCCACGACATAGCGAATCGAGGATTTATTTTGCGTTATAAATTTCTTCTAAAAGTAATTTAATTTGAGTGGATTAAGTCTAATAATAGGCCACACCTCCAATCGAAGCGTTGGTGTGATCATGGTTCAGATGTAGCGCGGTTGGAGGTGGGTATTTTAGGCACTTACAAGAGCAGACATTATTGCTGGTTGGCGTGACTGACATTTTGAAGCAACGAATCACAGCTTCCCTTACTGCAAGAGCTGTTTTTCCCCCGGTAGTATAAGACCAACCATACGCGTTATTAGCGTATGAGAGACCTTATAGGAGACCGCTCTTTTTATCTGGTGTGTGATTGTAGCATTTTTTAGAATATCCGTCCATAAGGAGATTTACGCCGAACTCCGTTGTGTTGTCGTCTGATAAGGTAAAAGGTGAGTTTTTTAACCAAATTGTTTACCAGTCCGCGTCTTAATTCATTATTCCGCTACAACCGTGGCCTTGTCATTACGTAATGAGGCCTATGCTAGGTTAGCTTCAGCCATTTGAGATGTTTCAGTGGAGCAACATAGGCTACATGGATGGCGTTGGTTAGGTTACATTGTCTCGCCGAGTTTTGTAACGTAATAGCCACACAGATTACAGTTGACTCCGGCATCAAAGTCAAACAAAACCATTTAAGAATAAATAAAGGCAAAGATCATATTTGTTGGTTGATTATTTAAAGACGTTTAAAACTGAGTTGTGCGTATTTATTCACAATGCTGTGATTGAGGCAATGCGGGGGAAATATAACTGTTAGCATGTATCGGCTTTGTGGCGAAGCATGTAGCCGTAGTTACGTAAGTCACATCGTTTCGGCTACCTCTGTATAGCTACACGTTCTGCAGTTATaattgttgtcattgttttccGCAGATAGTAGAGAACTCAACCCTGCGATGTCGGACACGGAGCAGCAAATCATGGAAACTTCTGAAAACGGACACGAAGGAGAGGAGGACTTGAATGGAGCGGAGCCTACCGAAGAGACCGATGCAGCTGAGCCTACCGAAGAGACGGAAGAAGCTGAGCCTACCGAAGAGACGGAAGAAAATGTAACCCTGAACGAGGAGGCAGAAGTAGACACGGAGGAAGTTGGTGAGAAGGCTACCGAAGAAGATTCGCAAAATGGTGCGCCGGACGGCGGACAGATTAACGCCAGTAAAGGGGAAGAAGACGCAGGGTAGGCTACTGCTTCTTTTTCTACGGTCAAACAAAGCTTTAACATTTTGTTGGTTTCATTATCGGTCTTTGTTCGGTGAGCTCTTTGTTGGCGCCATGTGCTCCACGAAGGGGGGATGGGCCCAGTGGTTTGCCCAGCGTTACGTGATTCTCTGTGTTGCTGGCATAGTGTAGTAAATTATGTATTGGTTCTATAATTATTTTGCCATTTGCacttatgtggtgtgtgtgtgtctacttccTGTAGGAAAATGTTTGTGGGAGGATTGAGCTGGGACACTAGTAAGAAGGATCTTAAAGATTATTTCTCAAAGTTTGGAGAAGTTACTGACTGTACCATTAAAATGGACCAACACACAGGAAGATCAAGAGGATTTGGTTTTATCCTGTTCAAAGAGGCTTCAAGTGTGGACAaagtgattattattattattattattattattatttttattatcattattaattTTAGTTTAATTGTAAGTAGTGTCTGAGTTTCTTGTTTAGATCAGTTGATTTATTATGAATAGTTACGAATCCTTTACATTACTTGTCCTCAGGTGCTAGAGCAAAAAGAACACAGACTTGATGGGCGACAGATCGACCCAAAGAAGGCAATGGCAATGAAAAAAGAACCACAAAGGAAAATCTTTGTGGGTGGCCTTAACCCAGAAACGACCGAGGAGAAGATTCGGGAATATTTTGAACCTTTTGGAGAGGTATGTTCTAGTATTGAATTGATGGGTTGTTGCATAAAATCCTTGTGGGAATGCCAGGTACTGCTTTTGTGCCTAGAAAATTATTTTTGCTCATCCCATCCCAAAATATGCCCATTACCTTTTTCCAAAGTGACTACTAGAATGAAAACTTTAAACTAGAATGTGACTTGACACTAGGTTCGCAGATGGTAAGACTAAACTGTCGTTTTAAAACCTGATTGTAGATTGAAGCCATTGAGCTCCCTTTGGACCCAAAGTCAAACAAAAGGAGAGGGTTTGTCTTCATCACTTTCAAAGAAGAGGAGCCAGTCCAAAAGATCCTTGAGAAGAAATTCCACAATGTTAGTGGCTCTGCAGCAACAAACGGCAAAGAAGGACTGGTATGAATTGAATAATTGAATATTGTATATTTGATGTGATGTTTCACAATTTGCATTACATACTGTGATTTGTGCTAAACAGTCATTTAATCAagacataatgtgtgtgtgtgtttcagtgtgagaTCAAAATCGCCCAGCCCAAAGAAGTATACCAGCAACAACAATTTGGGGGCCgatatggtggtggtggtggtgggggtagaGGACGTGGACGTGGAAGTGGAAGTAAGTTTCTCATTGTATTTTGTAGTGCTTAAGAGTTAGGTTGTTGTAATTAGTTTGGTCTTGAGAGTTGTGGACGGATGGAATACCTTTTCTTGTCATTCGGCTGCATTTTGCTAGGTTTCATTGGAGTCTCTTCTTTTGTTTGGTGTCCAACACAGGAACCAAGTTGATCTGGACAGTTTGgggatgtttaatgttttaatgatgCTGCTAACACTGCTCTCTTTCTGCTCATTGATGCACAATGTCCAAACTTCAACTTATTTTCTCTATGAACAAATATGAATTGCACCAAATTACCAAGTGTGTGGCCTGTTGCATGGGGAAACTAGATTTTGTGAATAGTGTTTTGGATTGCCTGTTGTCTTTCACCAGTTAAAGTGAATATTAATAGTTAACTTAAGTTTATGTTCCATTTGTGAATGTCAAATGTCATTTCATATTGCAAAAGTGTTTTGAATTTGCCAAAGTTAAGCACCTAAATTGTACTTTTATTGTGCTTTTAATTTCTATTTAATTGAGCCATCAAGCTTGCCATATAGCAGATGTCAAATGTGAGAATTGAGGTGCCCCTTTAGCTGATGCTTCTTCTGAggtgtttcttctttttctttccaggtcagggtcagggtcagggtcagaaCTGGAACCAAGGCTATAACAACTACTGGAATCAGGGTCAGAACAGTAACCAAGGATACGCCTATGGAGGACAGCAAGGCTATGGAGGATATGGCGGCTATGGCAACTATGGAGATTACTCAACAGGTTATTATGGATATGGGGGCGGCTATGACAACAGTAAGCATTGACTTGGAGAAGTTTTTGTCTTACCCATCCGTTggggtctttgagacacatgAAGAATTCAGAAATGCCTGCCTTCACCTCTTGTTTTCATCCCTCAGACCAGGGCAACGCAAGTTACGGGAAAACTCCAAGACGTGGGGGCCATCAGAGTAGCTACAAGCCATACTAAAAAACTGCAGGTAATGTGGTTTGAAATGCATCATATTTCCATGCCTGTGTAATGTCTAATGATCGTCACCTCTCGTCATTTCTTTATCACCCCAAACTCATGGGAATGGTTTGGGCAAGTCACCCTAAACATAACAGGAAAATTGCTCTGTCAGTTAGCATTCTGCTAGCTTAGCTGCGCTTTAGAGCCGCACTACTTAAAGCGGAAGTTGAGGAGTTTAATGTGGGagctgtgttttaaaaaaaaaaaaaaaaaaagaaaaaaaaaaaaaaaaaaaaccttgggtTCAGCTGATGCGCAGCTAACCCATCTGGAAACCGCAACTCTGATATGCAGACCGTACAATGATGCAAGAATGCTGTAAATAACATCAAGTTAGATCCGTGCAAATATCAATGCTATGCTATAAAAAGCCTATATAGGCTAATAATACAATCGCATCCACAAACAAatgtaagattttttttctttcttaaacaAATAAAGAATATAACTGTTACACTGTCaccattgttgtgtgtttttggttatCCACAGCCTGTTCATTAGGAATCAATATTAGAACATATTAAAAAAAGTAGGCTACATAAAGTTTAACTACGGCAAGCCTACTCATTTCGAGAACCTCAAATTTAAACAAAGCAACCCAAgcgaatgtgttttttttttgaacgACACAAAACCAAATCATGCATCAAATCATGCatatttcttaaaaaaaaaagaaaacatacatgGGTAAAGAAACACATAGCCTACAACACTGCCATCTGTTTGATGGATGTAATATCAGGATAattctggggggtggggggtcgttCTAATCTCTCCTTAAAACAGCATCGCACCAGGTTTAAGTTAAACCTTTTAAGTGACCTAGTGCCAATTGAGATTAGCACAGCAATTGAAACCAACCTGAGCTATAGCTTAAACCACAGGTGCTTATGATTCAAGTTACAGAAGTCATGTGGCTTTTTAAGGCCCATTGTTGCGAGTTTAAAACTGTTGAACTCTACATCGCAGCTAAGCTAGCAACAGAGCAATTGCCCCAACAAGTTCATGGCATGAACAGGCTGTATCTTTTCCATAAATTAGAGTGGCTAGGGCAATCAAAGTGAGGTTGAGTTAACACATTCTCAACTTgacacatcaaacacatcacATGAAGAACTGATTAGTTCTCACATGGATCTGTTGTTGTATGTTCTTTAGAGGGAcaggagttaaaaaaaaaaaaatgtatatggcAGAGGCTAAAGGGTATGTAGCATGTAAACATTTATGTGATTTAAAGATGTCTCGGCAACAATTAGATTATATCTACATGAATTGTGGGTTCACGTGTTACGATAACTGAGTTTAGGCAGATGCACCTCTTTAGATCTCCATTTACACACTCTTGAGAGAGCTGACCGTCTAACTGCTTATGTTTTGTGACGGGCTTGCTAGCAAAGGTATGTATTTGCACCACAACTACACTTACCCATCTTTTCTTGCTGCTTTCACGATCCCGCTCCCAGAGAAGCTGTTTCGCAGCAATGGAACCCCACCATTATCCTTTCGTTTTGCACACCTTCATGTGAAGGGGGTCGGGGTTTCCAGTAGTCAAAACCAGGGGTACGACAGATTTCCCAGAATGTGTCGCAAAAGCTCTAGAACCcatcaatacaaatatttttcttagtaaaaaataaatgaacaactGTAACATGCGTAACAAAAGGGCTAGTATCAGAATGCTTAATGTCAACTAACTAAAGTTTTTTTTGAGCATTTGTTTTTAAGGAGGAATTGTGCATGACTCTCCTGCATTTAAACATTTCATGTCGCATGTACTTTGATGCCATATTATGCTCTACAATGCTAGGCTGGCTGGCTAGGGTCTTGAAGGGCTATCCCATTTCATAGGTGTGTATTTTAACCACTTCCCCCTGTAATTCTGTTTTGAAGGGCAACTCCAAAATGATGGGACACTCAAAAACAAGGGgtaagtgtaaaaaaaataagacatGGGTTTGGGCCTGGGTTTCTGTGATGGAAGATGCTGGAGATTCTGAAACCTGTTCAGCAGGAAAGCATCTCATTAAATAATATGGCAATGTCCTTGTACACGTTATCCTTTGAGTTAGATTAGACTAAATATGATTCTAAATGCGTCATAATCCACAACACTTGGATTGTGGATATTATTTAAACATATttcaatacaaaacacagctaGCTCAAATTAACACTATGTATTACTATTTATCAGATTAGACTGCATACTTCTTAATGCAAATTTCTTGCAAGGAACAATTTGTATATTATGATGGCCTGCGGTGTATGCTAAGTAGATGTAATCAATTAAGGCTGCAACAACTTGCTATCTAACAGCAAACTGACCATGTTATCTGGTTTAAGAGCCGTGTCTTCAGGCAGCCTGTGGTTGATTGCTAAATTAAATTCTATTCAAGTGACCATTTTAAGGGCAATACTGTGCCGAATGGTTGAAacgtaaatgtttttttttgttgtggctTGAGACCCCAAGCCTGTAGATGGCCCTGTCTCGCACTGGCCTGATTGGCTTGTAGATGGCCCCGTCTCACACTGGCCTAATTGGCCTGTAGATAGCCCCGTCTCACACTGTCCTGATGGCGGAAATGCGGCAATTGTATTTTTACGTATTTCTTATTGGTCttctgaatttatttatttattttattttgaaaccattTGTCCCCTACAGCCAATGGAACCAGGGCCTGCTGGGGACATCGCAATAAACTAAAAATGTTTTTTCCTAGTTACTTTAAATATGTCTGCCATAAAAGCAATGCGTCATTTAACTACAGGGGGGCTGTGCTGTAGCCTGACTCATACCCCAGAAATGTAACTACACTGTGACGGTGATACAGATCGCAACAGCTGTAATTGGTCCCCCTGCCCAATGTTTGGGGGTGTATTGATCAAGCCTTTGTAGACATTATAGTGAGATTGAGCAAGGAATTGCTGACAGCTGTAACATTAAGCTGTCTACTTTGTctgtagttagcttgctaacacAAGCTTATGCTAACATTGTTAGATGGTTGGCTGACGGAAGCTGTCTGGCTGCTTATCAGAGATTATACCAAACCTAAGATGTAAAATGATTGCGTGTGTGTCGCTTCATGCTCTCATTTCAACATCGCCATTACTTTTACGTACCTAGCTGTTATCAGTGATGTACTGGCATGTGACAAGCCTTCCATTGAACAATAGTCAGTGGGACTGCATGACTGTGCTCTTACAATCACTGCACACCTGCCGTGCCCTCACAACTTATAGATTGAACCTAACGTTTCAACCGACTTCATGGCTACAAATCTGCTGTATCTAAATAAGTGAAGCCACCAACACTGTGGATGCTTGTGCAATCACAAATTGTTAAGTTtttatcattgttattattattccacTGGCTTTTCCTGTTTCCTGGCTACCTGTTTTATGTAGTTACGGCACATAAACTGCAGATTAGACTGGTTAACAGAACTACAACAGGTCGATGTAAGGATGAGACAATCAATTTCATTTCTGATTTAGTCACTGCATTCAAAAGAAACAAACGTTTTCCTAAACGTTTGTCATTGACTGTAGTGGTGACGCAGTGAAAGACGCCTCCAGTGCTTGATTCACTTCTCACGTTCTTCAGTATAGTCTGACTGGACTTGATTTCAGACAGTGATTGATAGGTTATGATTTTTACATATAGCATGAAAACCCTTTGACTGAACAATATCTCTGCTACCTTCAGTGTCTTTCAACATTGATTGGCTCGTTTGTTAATGTAACAAATCTCAAACAGAGCCTGTGGGTCTTCATTGGTAATACTTTGTCATGTTACACTTCAGGGGTCGGGTTTGGTATATAGAGTTGGAGAGTAACTAGTTGCATGTAACAGAGCTAAGCAACTACGTATTTAGTTAGAGAAAAAAGGGATTTACATTACTtgctaatcaaaatgttggtggttcCAACGGATTACATTCTTGTTGATAAAAGCTTTAAATCTTATATGTAAAATATAGCAAtttagacaggctccattcatttggcagtatgcaCTCTAAGTTTAAGTGCTGTTTTTGATcggttctcttgtttgaatttgcacagCCTCTCGTCTGCCATTCAAAAAGTAATTAAACATAAATAATTGGGATTAGATTACTAATTGCATTTTTAACCGGGTAATCTGTAACTTATTACTTTCAAAAATAGCCTTCTCTACTCTGGGTATATACAATGAGCTGCATAGCTAAAATATTGTGATTGAAACGGTTTGCTTAAACTACTTTGAAAAGGCAGTTCAAATTACTACTTTTATTTCCTTGTTTTTCTTAATTCTTGCTCCTCACTTTTTATGTCATATGCGGTACGTGTCGTTGCTCTTAGTATCATTATTTAACAGTTTAAATTAGTTACGCTGCCATATTCTATGCCAATTCACCAAATTTCGGATCTTCGGCCGTACAAAATATATTGACTTTCTGTTTTAAATTATctttttaacatgttttttacTTTGTCATATTTTGGAAAATCTTTGGTCAATTAACATGCAACTTGCTGTGACGTTTGGCTGCCTCTTCGCTGGTTCATAGTCAAGTTCATGGTTTTTAAGTAATGCTGTATGATACGGTAATCTGATGACTAATGTTTCtatatgactttttttttttttttttaaggtctgAAATAACTGCTGAACAGGAGCCCATGGTGTGGTCAgaggaggaacacattttcttttccctctcttggATTGAATGGCAGAATGTGGGTTCATTGGGTTCATGTCTGGACTGAACAATTGAGGGAATGGGGAAGCAAatgtctcattttttttttgttgttattatttttttttttttacaacattaTTTTATCATTCTTCAATTTCCACATTACATTTCCATGATGGAAGTGTTATTTTTACTGTACTTTTTGGTACCTTTTGATTGTAATGTATTGTTGTATTTTACATGTCTGCTGGACTTAACAGAGGTTTACTCAGAACAATTGGAAtgcttttgaaataaatgttttgagtttcttttccccttttcccGTCCTCCAACTGTCTTTTTCAAGCAACACAATGTAGTTTaaggtttgttttttttgtagtcATCTAGTTATCACATTCTTAAAAGCATTTTGACGGAGGCCTACATGGCCCTGTGAAAAGGAAGCATGGCTGTCGTGCCCATGAACTGCTTACAGCATGGCAAAAAAATATTGTTAATTTATTTGCAAGAAAATTGCATAACTTTTATCAGCGACAGCTATGCAATTGCTGTTTTCAAGGTAAGTCTGTTTCTGGTTAGCTTGTTTCATAGTTTTTTGACATTTCTTATTTCTTGATTGGCTTGGTTGCACGTCATGCGAGTTTTGCAAGGATTTTAAGGTGGATGCGATGGATATTGAAAATATCTGTAGTGGCTTACAGGGTAGTTAATATAGTGACTCCTTTTCCATTTTTCTTGCAGGAAGAGTAGATTATGGTTGGTAGATGTTACAAGAGCGTTATTGGGAGTTGCCACTTACTGTCAAATATGTCTCTGCCTTAGCTGACCACAGCAATGGGAGAATCATTTCACATCTTTGACCCTAGGGACATACCAAGCTCTAGCCAAAATACAAAGCTTTGGTACCTGTTCTGACTTAACCTGCTTGCTGTACTCATCGATGCCCCCTTTCATCACTCCACAAATCCTGCCTCATTCCTCATACTTTTGGCCTTTTTTCCCAATAACCCCCCCTACACCCTTACCCTAGTTCCACTCTGTTTGCTGGTTCACGAGGGGAGTCTGTCAGAAATGATCACAAAAAGCAGGTAGTGGTAGAAAAAGCCCTTAAACGGCTAGGTTGAGCGAGTCTACGTCGATGCAGGCTTTGCAGAAGTTTTTGCGTGTATCTGCTGAACCTTAAAGCAGCCGGTATGCTTGACTAATTGGTCATTGTGCACGTCAAAGGTGACAACACGGCGCCAAAACCTTTTAATGCTCCCGTGAGTTGCTGTAATCTTCTCAACGAAAGGTGTGGCTACTGAGAAAAATGCCACCTACACCACTAGAAAGGAAAATGTGCCGAATTAGAGCAGTAAAATCTACATGACTAAACTATCACCagtattcatttgtggattaaCCACTGGAAGCAGCTCGAGGTACTAATGGAGCATAGTGAAATAGCCTAGGCTATATGACATGACCGTTAAACTGGATCACCTTTGTTCATATGTGGATTAAACTGGACTGGATTCAAAGTTTCTGGTTAGTGTTTTATTGCTAGTCACCAACAAAACTAGCAACTGTAGATGAATGTAACGTGTTATGGTAACAAAAGAGGATGCAACTGCATTATGGAGAAGTGTTTTCGTCAAAAGAAAGTATGTTACGTTTTGGCACAGTGTACATGCAAAGTTTTGACCTTCAGGTCTCCATCACACCTGGTTCAGATAGACCTGCGACTCATGTCTCCAAGTCCTTCATTTTGCATATGCACCGACAGGTTCTAAGAATTGGGAGGTATGCGGTCAGCCGAAACAACACCAACACGCGCCATCGGAAATGCTGTCAATTTTGTCACATGCCGCCATGCAGAAGGACTTCAACAAAAAATTAGTATAAATTACCCTTAACTCTACCTCTGAATTGACTGCttggtgtttttgtttagaGTAAAAccaataacattttatttatatagcgccaaataGGTTCATTACTTAGTAAAATGACCCAGAAGTATGTAAGTGGCAAAAATATGTAATTGTGGATGGGTTTAATTTGTGCGCTGACCACTGTATAAGCGACATAATGTCACCATCATTCTTAAAATATTCCTTGGGAA
This genomic interval carries:
- the hnrnpaba gene encoding heterogeneous nuclear ribonucleoprotein A/Ba isoform X1, which translates into the protein MSDTEQQIMETSENGHEGEEDLNGAEPTEETDAAEPTEETEEAEPTEETEENVTLNEEAEVDTEEVGEKATEEDSQNGAPDGGQINASKGEEDAGKMFVGGLSWDTSKKDLKDYFSKFGEVTDCTIKMDQHTGRSRGFGFILFKEASSVDKVLEQKEHRLDGRQIDPKKAMAMKKEPQRKIFVGGLNPETTEEKIREYFEPFGEIEAIELPLDPKSNKRRGFVFITFKEEEPVQKILEKKFHNVSGSAATNGKEGLCEIKIAQPKEVYQQQQFGGRYGGGGGGGRGRGRGSGSQGQGQGQNWNQGYNNYWNQGQNSNQGYAYGGQQGYGGYGGYGNYGDYSTGYYGYGGGYDNNQGNASYGKTPRRGGHQSSYKPY
- the hnrnpaba gene encoding heterogeneous nuclear ribonucleoprotein A/Ba isoform X2, with the protein product MSDTEQQIMETSENGHEGEEDLNGAEPTEETDAAEPTEETEEAEPTEETEENVTLNEEAEVDTEEVGEKATEEDSQNGAPDGGQINASKGEEDAGKMFVGGLSWDTSKKDLKDYFSKFGEVTDCTIKMDQHTGRSRGFGFILFKEASSVDKVLEQKEHRLDGRQIDPKKAMAMKKEPQRKIFVGGLNPETTEEKIREYFEPFGEIEAIELPLDPKSNKRRGFVFITFKEEEPVQKILEKKFHNVSGSAATNGKEGLCEIKIAQPKEVYQQQQFGGRYGGGGGGGRGRGRGSGSQGQGQGQNWNQGYNNYWNQGQNSNQGYAYGGQQGYGGYGGYGNYGDYSTDQGNASYGKTPRRGGHQSSYKPY